One window of Microbacterium sp. Root61 genomic DNA carries:
- a CDS encoding ABC transporter permease — protein sequence MTTTAPTVTVNTASTVTVNKATSLARRARRDVTLRMVVPLIIIGLIIIGAIVIPWVYGYDPLKVDLVNRLKPPGTVMSDGRVAILGTTQVGGDLFAEIMSGARISLVIGVSTLVFAGAVGVLFGLLAAHFGGAADATLMRLADIQLAFPSILLAILIASVLGQGVGNIILVLSIASWVVFARVTRSQVLSLRNREYVEAARTLGAGNAHLMFRTLLPGTIAPVIVVATTQFATVILAEAALSFLGVGVPLGTPSLGSTIFNGTQYLTTAWWISTFPGVLLVILMLCFGILGDALRDKFDPRLRSA from the coding sequence GTGACCACCACTGCACCGACCGTCACGGTCAATACGGCATCGACCGTCACGGTCAATAAGGCGACATCGCTCGCACGCCGGGCACGCCGGGACGTCACCCTGCGCATGGTCGTACCGCTGATCATCATCGGCCTGATCATCATCGGCGCGATCGTCATTCCGTGGGTGTACGGATACGACCCGTTGAAGGTGGATCTCGTGAACCGGCTCAAGCCGCCGGGGACGGTCATGTCCGACGGTCGCGTCGCGATACTCGGAACGACGCAGGTCGGCGGCGACCTCTTCGCAGAGATCATGTCCGGCGCCCGCATCTCGCTCGTCATCGGCGTTTCGACGCTTGTGTTCGCGGGTGCCGTCGGAGTCCTGTTCGGGCTTCTCGCAGCCCACTTCGGGGGAGCCGCCGACGCAACGCTCATGAGGCTCGCCGACATCCAGCTCGCCTTCCCCTCCATCCTGCTCGCGATCCTCATCGCGTCGGTGCTGGGGCAAGGGGTCGGGAACATCATCCTCGTGCTCTCGATAGCCAGCTGGGTCGTGTTCGCCCGTGTCACGCGCAGCCAGGTGTTGTCGCTGAGGAATCGCGAGTACGTCGAGGCGGCCCGGACTCTGGGTGCGGGCAACGCCCACCTCATGTTCCGGACGCTCCTGCCCGGCACGATCGCACCCGTCATCGTCGTGGCGACGACGCAGTTCGCGACGGTGATCCTCGCGGAAGCGGCACTGTCCTTCCTCGGCGTCGGTGTACCGCTGGGCACCCCGAGCCTCGGCAGCACGATCTTCAACGGCACGCAGTACCTCACCACAGCCTGGTGGATATCGACCTTCCCCGGAGTCCTGCTGGTCATCCTGATGCTCTGCTTCGGGATTCTGGGCGACGCCCTACGTGACAAGTTCGACCCGAGACTGCGGAGCGCATGA
- a CDS encoding ABC transporter permease, protein MGGYLFKRLLLAIFVLWGVATVIFLIVRVVPADPALLIAGTDATAEQLDQLREQLGLNEPLYVQYGQFLLGILTGDLGDSYTLKVPATDLIASVLPNTALLAVLACSLSILVSFPLGLLAALRVNRFTDRAVTFGTLLTQALPNFWISIVLLLVFSQTLRWLPSVGLTGPLSLILPTIVLALPFISVLTRMIRNGLLEVMGEGYIQTARAKGLSERTVIFPHAVRNAAIPVVTIVGLQFGGLLGGAVVVETVFSFPGIGDLLVNSIQQRDYNVVQACVLVIAAVFVIVNLVVDLLYGFLDPRVRLAQ, encoded by the coding sequence GTGGGTGGGTACCTCTTCAAGCGACTGCTGCTCGCGATCTTCGTGCTGTGGGGAGTGGCCACGGTCATCTTCCTCATCGTCCGGGTCGTGCCGGCCGACCCCGCCCTGCTCATCGCCGGAACGGATGCAACGGCCGAGCAGCTGGATCAGCTGCGCGAACAGCTCGGCCTCAATGAGCCGCTGTACGTCCAATACGGACAATTCCTGCTCGGCATCCTCACGGGCGATCTCGGCGACTCCTACACGCTCAAGGTCCCCGCGACCGACCTGATCGCCAGCGTGCTGCCCAACACCGCGCTTCTCGCCGTACTGGCTTGCAGCCTCTCGATCCTGGTCTCCTTCCCGCTCGGCCTGCTCGCGGCCCTGCGCGTCAATCGCTTCACCGACAGAGCCGTCACTTTCGGGACCCTGCTCACCCAGGCGCTTCCGAACTTCTGGATCTCGATCGTGCTCCTGCTGGTGTTCTCCCAGACACTCCGATGGCTTCCCAGCGTGGGTCTCACCGGACCGTTGAGCCTCATCCTGCCGACGATCGTCCTGGCGCTGCCGTTCATCTCGGTCCTCACCCGCATGATCCGCAACGGTCTGCTCGAGGTCATGGGCGAGGGATACATCCAGACCGCGCGCGCCAAGGGCCTGTCGGAGCGGACCGTGATCTTCCCGCACGCGGTGCGTAATGCCGCCATCCCCGTCGTCACGATCGTCGGACTGCAGTTCGGCGGTCTGCTCGGCGGCGCGGTCGTCGTCGAGACCGTCTTCTCATTCCCCGGTATCGGAGATCTGCTCGTCAACTCGATCCAACAGCGCGACTACAACGTCGTGCAGGCCTGCGTCCTCGTCATCGCGGCCGTCTTCGTCATCGTCAACCTCGTCGTGGATCTGCTGTACGGATTCCTCGACCCCAGAGTGAGGCTCGCCCAGTGA
- a CDS encoding ABC transporter ATP-binding protein yields the protein MIDTSATPLLQVKDLTVEFSTVAGIARALDHVTFDVRSGETLAILGESGSGKSTTAQAIMALLPKPAGAITGGSILYGGEDLATLPVPRVRELCAEDIAMIFQDPLSSLNPVFRVGAQIAEPLRRRRGMSKKAALAKALDLLKRVGIPKAEERIRDYPHQFSGGQRQRIMIAMALALDPKVLIADEPTTALDVTVQKQVMDLLAELQADTGMAMILISHDLGVVADYADRVAIMYGGRIVETGTIRELYDHPAHPYTTGLLESIPSETSIGGRLRPIEGSPPNLLSLPSGCAFNPRCPFALDVCREQVPALRTPQGWPQEHEAACHRSEEVLAHV from the coding sequence GTGATTGACACGTCAGCAACCCCGCTGCTGCAGGTGAAAGACCTCACTGTGGAGTTCTCGACGGTCGCCGGAATAGCCCGCGCGCTCGACCATGTGACGTTCGATGTGCGCAGCGGCGAGACGCTGGCGATCCTCGGGGAGTCGGGCTCGGGCAAATCGACCACAGCGCAGGCGATCATGGCCCTGCTGCCCAAACCCGCCGGCGCCATCACCGGAGGCAGCATCTTGTATGGCGGCGAGGACCTCGCGACGCTGCCCGTGCCTCGTGTGCGCGAGTTGTGCGCGGAAGACATCGCGATGATCTTCCAAGACCCGCTCAGCTCGCTGAACCCGGTGTTCCGGGTCGGCGCACAGATCGCGGAGCCGTTGCGCCGACGCCGGGGGATGAGCAAGAAGGCCGCTCTGGCAAAGGCCCTCGACCTTCTCAAGCGAGTCGGCATCCCGAAGGCGGAAGAACGGATCCGCGACTACCCGCACCAATTCTCGGGGGGTCAGCGCCAGCGGATCATGATCGCGATGGCGCTCGCGCTGGACCCGAAGGTCCTCATCGCGGACGAACCCACGACGGCGCTGGATGTCACGGTTCAGAAGCAGGTGATGGATCTTCTCGCAGAGCTCCAGGCCGACACCGGAATGGCGATGATCCTGATCAGCCACGATCTCGGCGTGGTGGCCGACTACGCGGATCGGGTGGCCATCATGTACGGAGGTCGCATCGTGGAGACCGGGACGATCCGCGAGCTGTACGATCACCCCGCACACCCCTATACGACGGGCCTGCTCGAGTCGATCCCGAGTGAGACGAGCATCGGCGGGCGCCTCCGCCCCATCGAGGGTTCCCCACCCAACCTGCTCAGCCTGCCGAGCGGCTGCGCATTCAACCCGCGGTGTCCCTTCGCGCTCGATGTCTGCCGCGAGCAGGTGCCGGCGCTGCGCACCCCGCAGGGCTGGCCGCAGGAGCACGAAGCCGCGTGCCACCGCTCAGAGGAGGTGCTGGCTCATGTCTGA
- a CDS encoding sulfatase family protein, whose amino-acid sequence MADTRPNILWMCTDQQRFDTIAAMGNEVIRTPNLDRLIENGVGFDKAYCQSPICTPSRVSFLTGCYPTRTHVNRNGNRDVGDIPPLVTKILADAGYDCGLVGKLHLSSVHGRVEQRIDDGYRMWEWSQMPPPETFWPTDEHFYQRWLKAKGVEWASIYPPVDESVLEENVDWARMPEGWADTSVYARLYRPGVPVEHHEITWAMEKAIDFIEEDRDGPWMLSINSFAPHPPTDPPAEYLARMDRDRMPRPAFEESDREWQTTLSEKVDFQVDKPLAPEQYDAAGLVAAYYAEIELIDEGFGRLLDALEAGGQLENTLVIFTSDHGEMLGDHGLLLKGCRFYEGLVRVPLILSWPAKGIRGAQSDALVELVDIAPTILDVAGVEVPEYMQGRSLRPILTGDTPLHDHKDAIRCEYHDAVELKHASHATMIRNDRYKLAIYHGTGLGELYDLETDPHEHRNLWNDSEFASVRAELSGRLLDDLMTTVDVGGPRVGRY is encoded by the coding sequence TTGGCGGATACGCGCCCGAACATCCTGTGGATGTGCACCGACCAGCAGAGATTCGACACCATTGCGGCGATGGGCAACGAGGTGATCCGTACGCCCAACCTCGATCGCCTGATCGAGAACGGCGTCGGGTTCGACAAGGCCTATTGCCAGTCGCCGATCTGCACGCCCAGCCGGGTGAGCTTTCTGACCGGGTGCTACCCGACGCGCACGCACGTGAATCGGAACGGCAATCGCGACGTCGGTGACATCCCGCCCCTCGTGACGAAGATCCTCGCCGATGCGGGCTACGACTGCGGACTCGTGGGGAAGCTCCACCTGTCGAGCGTGCACGGTCGCGTGGAGCAACGGATCGATGACGGCTACCGAATGTGGGAGTGGAGCCAGATGCCCCCGCCCGAGACGTTCTGGCCCACCGACGAGCACTTCTACCAGCGATGGCTGAAGGCGAAGGGCGTCGAGTGGGCGAGCATCTACCCTCCGGTTGACGAGAGCGTTCTCGAGGAGAACGTGGATTGGGCACGGATGCCTGAGGGATGGGCCGACACGTCCGTCTACGCGCGCCTGTACCGACCGGGCGTCCCCGTCGAACACCACGAGATCACGTGGGCGATGGAGAAGGCCATCGACTTCATCGAGGAGGATCGCGATGGCCCGTGGATGTTGAGCATCAATTCCTTCGCGCCCCATCCGCCCACCGATCCGCCCGCCGAGTACCTGGCCCGAATGGATCGGGACCGCATGCCGAGGCCTGCGTTCGAAGAATCGGACAGAGAGTGGCAGACGACCTTGAGCGAGAAGGTCGACTTCCAAGTCGACAAGCCCCTCGCGCCGGAGCAGTACGACGCTGCGGGACTCGTCGCGGCGTACTACGCCGAGATCGAGCTCATCGACGAAGGGTTCGGGCGTCTGCTCGACGCGCTCGAGGCGGGCGGGCAGCTCGAGAACACGCTCGTGATCTTCACGAGCGACCACGGCGAGATGCTCGGCGACCACGGACTGCTGCTCAAGGGCTGCCGCTTCTACGAGGGGCTCGTCCGTGTACCGCTCATCCTCTCGTGGCCGGCAAAGGGCATCCGCGGAGCGCAGAGCGACGCACTCGTGGAGCTCGTCGACATCGCCCCCACGATTCTGGACGTCGCGGGGGTCGAGGTGCCCGAATACATGCAGGGCCGATCGCTGCGGCCGATCCTCACAGGGGACACGCCACTGCACGATCACAAGGACGCCATTCGCTGCGAATACCACGACGCCGTCGAGCTGAAACACGCGAGCCACGCCACGATGATCCGCAACGATCGGTACAAGCTCGCGATCTACCACGGGACCGGCCTCGGCGAGCTGTACGACCTCGAGACCGACCCTCACGAGCACCGCAACCTGTGGAACGACTCGGAGTTCGCGAGCGTGCGCGCCGAACTCTCGGGCCGGCTCCTGGACGACCTCATGACGACGGTCGACGTCGGGGGGCCCCGCGTCGGTCGATACTGA
- a CDS encoding DUF6772 family protein gives MIIRERGLEKFNPLEKVLVYDDFDLGMNGWLDLTPNFVHEDYESQPSQVDLGSWGPSMISAAPMRFAASHGSMEGNYSLKLATRPSARAYEEPPADGGMSTVIKRLSRVNNDHRYLQLEAWYSYTPQQDRVGKGEEDIRAFGMWFDVQDDSYRWQPGVRYVNSVNGTKIKRWQYFRTPDDITREQWSGSPEGWEAPGIDAIWCGKRYPDGSADGYQWIPDSDQPLVYNESPDKLNWLYMRLLVDLEQREYVEFQSMGRTFDLRGTPTTLAPTYDGISGLINPVFFIETDTDRSVFMYLDSVVYSTGNSPKA, from the coding sequence GTGATCATCCGCGAGCGAGGGCTTGAGAAGTTCAATCCGCTGGAGAAAGTCCTCGTCTACGACGACTTCGATCTCGGCATGAACGGCTGGCTGGACCTGACGCCGAACTTCGTGCACGAGGACTACGAGTCGCAGCCTTCGCAGGTCGATCTCGGCTCGTGGGGCCCGTCCATGATCAGCGCCGCACCGATGCGGTTCGCGGCCTCGCACGGGTCGATGGAGGGCAACTACTCCCTCAAGCTGGCGACTCGGCCGTCGGCGCGCGCTTATGAGGAGCCGCCCGCCGACGGTGGCATGAGCACCGTCATCAAGCGGCTGTCTCGCGTGAACAACGATCACCGGTACCTCCAGCTCGAAGCCTGGTACTCCTACACGCCCCAGCAGGACCGCGTGGGCAAGGGGGAGGAGGACATTCGTGCGTTCGGCATGTGGTTCGACGTCCAGGATGACTCTTACCGCTGGCAGCCGGGCGTACGGTACGTCAACTCCGTCAACGGGACCAAGATCAAGCGCTGGCAGTACTTCCGCACGCCCGACGACATCACGCGTGAGCAGTGGTCCGGCAGTCCCGAGGGCTGGGAGGCGCCGGGCATCGACGCGATCTGGTGCGGGAAGCGCTACCCGGACGGTTCGGCTGACGGATACCAGTGGATTCCGGACAGCGACCAGCCGCTCGTCTACAACGAGAGCCCCGACAAGCTGAACTGGCTGTACATGCGGCTGCTCGTCGACCTGGAGCAGCGCGAATACGTCGAGTTCCAGAGCATGGGTCGCACCTTCGATCTGCGGGGCACGCCCACCACGCTGGCGCCCACTTATGACGGGATCTCGGGACTCATCAACCCCGTCTTCTTCATCGAGACGGACACCGACCGCAGCGTGTTCATGTACCTCGACTCGGTCGTCTACTCGACCGGCAATTCGCCCAAGGCCTGA
- a CDS encoding DUF6385 domain-containing protein, with translation MLNSATTLVERRTVLTAEYGTHPYEAGWASEALFFVRTNGEHPELTITPQVSPDGIDWVDHGPSITLAASEELAKLGMTHFGTWIRLHLSGASADESATIFVHLALKG, from the coding sequence ATGCTGAATTCAGCCACCACGCTCGTTGAACGCCGAACCGTCCTCACGGCGGAGTACGGGACCCATCCCTACGAAGCCGGGTGGGCCTCCGAAGCGCTGTTCTTCGTCCGCACCAACGGGGAGCACCCCGAGCTGACCATCACCCCGCAGGTGTCGCCGGACGGAATCGACTGGGTCGACCACGGGCCGTCGATCACGCTGGCCGCGAGTGAGGAACTGGCCAAGCTCGGCATGACGCACTTCGGCACCTGGATCCGATTGCACTTGTCGGGAGCCTCCGCTGACGAGTCCGCGACGATCTTCGTCCATCTCGCACTGAAGGGCTGA
- a CDS encoding CsbD family protein has protein sequence MGMDDKIKNTAQDLTGKGKEAVGKATGNERLEAEGDADQAEAKVKKAVEDVKDTLR, from the coding sequence ATGGGTATGGACGACAAGATCAAGAACACCGCTCAAGACCTCACCGGCAAGGGCAAGGAAGCTGTCGGGAAGGCCACCGGCAACGAGCGCCTCGAAGCGGAGGGAGACGCAGACCAGGCCGAAGCGAAAGTGAAGAAGGCTGTCGAAGACGTGAAGGACACCCTCCGCTAG
- a CDS encoding Dps family protein: protein MSPTKSPTKKSPATTTASKRTGAEAGASTTSRQNAEKGFVASKGLGERLQAVLVDLLELSMQGKQAHWNVVGRNFRDTHRQLDDIIDAARAFSDTVAERMRALHAVPDGRSGTVSTTTTLREYPQGEVDTSQTVDLITERLEATVATMRRVHDAVDEEDPTSADILHAIIEKLEQYAWMVSAENRTPTS from the coding sequence ATGTCCCCTACGAAGTCCCCCACGAAGAAGTCACCGGCGACCACGACCGCGAGCAAGCGAACCGGTGCCGAGGCCGGAGCCAGCACCACGTCGCGACAGAACGCCGAAAAGGGGTTCGTCGCGTCGAAAGGACTGGGTGAGCGACTGCAGGCCGTGCTGGTCGATCTACTCGAGTTGTCGATGCAGGGCAAGCAGGCGCACTGGAACGTCGTAGGCAGGAACTTCCGCGACACCCACCGTCAACTCGACGACATCATCGATGCGGCACGTGCCTTCAGCGACACCGTCGCCGAGCGGATGCGGGCACTGCACGCGGTTCCGGACGGCCGCAGCGGCACCGTATCCACCACCACGACGCTGCGGGAGTACCCGCAGGGCGAGGTCGACACGTCCCAGACGGTCGACCTGATCACGGAGCGCTTGGAGGCCACGGTGGCCACGATGCGCCGAGTCCACGACGCCGTCGACGAAGAAGATCCGACCAGCGCCGACATCCTCCACGCGATCATCGAGAAGCTGGAGCAGTACGCATGGATGGTGAGTGCCGAGAACCGCACGCCCACGTCCTGA
- a CDS encoding ABC transporter substrate-binding protein, protein MTSLRRRLLTGVTMAAAAALVLVGCAAGAGDTDTGSAPSATPVADDKQNLTYVINWGCTMLDITANFTNCSTQVASNVMQGLVALDPETKEPQALLATEWEWVDDTTLTFTLRDDVTFSDGTPFTSADVVATLDRYIAMKSVLGAQLAVVESYTADDPTTVTINTSRPTGTLMGILAMVGIGKADGAADDAYWASPIGTGPFVIDSFTANDSIKMSRNDNYWGEKAKLKTLTFQQIDNISSRITALSNGSAQVIAGVPNDQIATVEGFPNIVFEQIPSLTYNFLWFQNSREPFTDLKVRQAMLMALDMPTIVSSLLGETATPMSALCPEVAFGCLPSGDWPAYDPKGAKKLLAEAGFPDGFSSSVDYSTANAGLDQLVTAMVSYWSEIGVDVAPKADDQATFTAAIASPGNFDMIINPNLNTTGDADFTLNRLYTCAANRLGYCNPELDTMLMAAQGETDPEKRLEIYQEISDQLAADAPALGMYQININLAFSDKVKGLTLVPTENYDWSKVYLTE, encoded by the coding sequence ATGACCTCATTGCGTAGGCGCCTGCTGACAGGCGTCACGATGGCGGCGGCCGCTGCCCTGGTGCTGGTCGGCTGCGCCGCCGGCGCCGGCGATACGGACACAGGCAGCGCGCCAAGTGCCACGCCCGTGGCCGATGACAAGCAGAACCTCACGTACGTCATCAACTGGGGCTGCACGATGCTGGACATCACGGCGAACTTCACCAACTGCAGCACGCAGGTGGCGAGCAATGTGATGCAGGGCCTCGTCGCGCTCGATCCCGAGACCAAGGAGCCGCAAGCGCTCCTGGCGACCGAATGGGAGTGGGTGGACGACACGACGCTCACCTTCACGCTCCGCGACGATGTGACGTTCAGCGACGGAACGCCGTTCACCTCCGCGGATGTCGTTGCGACCCTGGATCGCTACATCGCGATGAAGTCGGTGCTCGGAGCGCAGCTCGCGGTCGTCGAGTCGTACACGGCCGATGACCCGACGACGGTGACGATCAACACCTCTCGGCCGACGGGGACGCTCATGGGCATCCTCGCAATGGTCGGGATCGGCAAGGCGGACGGCGCGGCGGATGACGCCTACTGGGCATCCCCGATCGGGACCGGCCCGTTCGTCATCGACAGCTTCACGGCGAACGACAGCATCAAGATGTCGCGGAATGACAACTACTGGGGCGAGAAGGCGAAGCTCAAGACGCTCACGTTCCAGCAGATCGACAACATCTCGAGTCGCATCACGGCACTGTCGAACGGCTCTGCTCAGGTGATCGCCGGCGTCCCGAACGATCAGATCGCGACTGTGGAGGGCTTCCCGAACATCGTGTTCGAGCAGATCCCGAGCCTGACGTACAACTTCCTGTGGTTCCAGAACAGCCGCGAGCCGTTCACGGACCTCAAGGTGCGCCAAGCGATGCTGATGGCGCTCGACATGCCGACGATCGTCTCGTCGCTGCTCGGCGAGACCGCGACGCCGATGAGCGCCCTGTGCCCCGAGGTCGCCTTCGGCTGCCTGCCGTCCGGCGACTGGCCGGCCTACGACCCCAAGGGAGCGAAGAAGCTCCTCGCCGAGGCCGGCTTCCCCGACGGGTTCAGCTCGAGTGTCGACTACAGCACGGCCAACGCGGGTCTCGACCAGCTCGTCACCGCGATGGTCTCCTACTGGAGCGAGATCGGCGTCGATGTCGCGCCGAAGGCGGACGACCAGGCGACCTTCACCGCCGCCATCGCCAGCCCGGGCAACTTCGACATGATCATCAACCCGAACCTCAACACGACGGGCGATGCCGACTTCACGCTGAACAGGCTCTACACCTGCGCGGCGAACAGGCTCGGATACTGCAACCCGGAACTCGACACGATGCTCATGGCGGCGCAGGGCGAGACGGATCCTGAGAAGCGACTCGAGATCTACCAGGAGATCTCGGATCAGCTGGCGGCCGACGCACCGGCCCTGGGCATGTACCAGATCAACATCAACCTCGCGTTCTCCGACAAGGTCAAGGGTCTGACCCTCGTCCCGACGGAGAACTACGACTGGAGCAAGGTCTACCTCACCGAGTGA
- a CDS encoding LacI family DNA-binding transcriptional regulator, giving the protein MAARAGVSPGLVSRLLNNDASLTVRPETREAVLDAVRELDYVPNSSAASLRRNRTEAIGLVLDRVTNPVFTEVVHGAQEAAAEFGYGLLMADAEEAEEDETFLAGIIKSRRVDGLLLQGGYGPRAAMLQRYSEAIPSVIVNSTGNGAASGVRLEDDAAARVATAHLLGLGHRNVAFVTGSPGAASDARQRGYEEALTNVGLPLRPDLAIPGGWQAEDGMRAVREWLRSGRGADADAYVVGTSVAALGVLAALAEAGVRVPDDVSVVGIHDPWFAPYVTPTLTTVALPLFELGRRSILQLMTHLESGKPPEAVISDPAPRLIVRESTRQR; this is encoded by the coding sequence GTGGCTGCTCGGGCGGGCGTTTCGCCCGGGCTCGTCTCGAGGCTCCTGAACAACGACGCCTCGCTCACGGTGCGTCCTGAGACACGCGAGGCCGTGCTGGACGCCGTGCGCGAGCTCGACTACGTGCCGAACTCCAGCGCTGCGTCGCTTCGTCGGAATCGGACGGAGGCCATCGGTCTCGTTCTGGACCGCGTGACCAACCCGGTCTTCACCGAGGTCGTCCACGGCGCACAGGAAGCGGCCGCGGAGTTCGGGTACGGCCTGCTGATGGCGGACGCCGAAGAAGCGGAGGAGGACGAGACCTTCCTCGCCGGCATCATCAAATCGCGTCGGGTCGATGGGCTACTTCTCCAGGGCGGCTACGGACCGCGCGCCGCGATGCTGCAGCGCTACTCGGAGGCGATTCCGAGCGTCATCGTCAACAGCACCGGGAATGGCGCAGCATCCGGGGTGCGGCTGGAGGACGACGCGGCGGCGCGAGTCGCCACCGCCCACCTTCTTGGGCTCGGCCACCGGAACGTCGCATTCGTCACCGGCAGCCCGGGGGCCGCGTCCGATGCCCGGCAACGCGGGTATGAGGAGGCGCTCACCAATGTAGGGCTGCCACTCCGACCAGATCTCGCGATCCCTGGAGGCTGGCAGGCCGAGGACGGAATGCGTGCCGTGCGCGAATGGCTGCGCTCGGGGCGCGGGGCCGACGCCGACGCGTACGTTGTCGGAACCTCCGTAGCGGCGCTGGGCGTGCTCGCCGCGCTCGCGGAGGCCGGAGTTCGTGTACCAGATGATGTATCCGTCGTCGGAATTCACGACCCGTGGTTCGCTCCCTATGTGACCCCGACACTGACGACGGTCGCGCTTCCACTGTTCGAGCTGGGGCGCCGGTCCATTCTGCAACTCATGACCCATCTCGAGTCAGGCAAGCCTCCCGAGGCGGTCATCAGTGATCCCGCGCCTCGGCTGATCGTCCGCGAATCGACCCGGCAGCGATAG
- a CDS encoding ABC transporter ATP-binding protein, with the protein MSDSPLLKVSHLKVAYPIRSTFLQRKIDENVAVDDVTFDIRPGETVGLVGESGSGKSTVARAVIGLVKADGGAIEFEGEDITHYSPRQLKNVRRDMQMVFQDPYASLNPRLTVRDVIAEAWRVHTGVVPSRQWTAEVKELMDRVGLNPDHSDRYPHQFSGGQRQRIGIARALALRPKLIICDEPVSALDVSVQAQVLNLLDDLQDELGLAYLFISHDLSVIEHLCDRVLVLHRGVVAEEGTTRELFENPQHSYTQTLLAAVPVVRPWHQ; encoded by the coding sequence ATGTCTGATTCGCCGCTGTTGAAGGTGTCGCACCTCAAGGTCGCGTACCCGATCCGCTCGACGTTCCTGCAGCGCAAGATCGACGAGAACGTCGCCGTCGATGACGTCACGTTCGACATCCGTCCGGGCGAGACCGTCGGTCTGGTCGGCGAGTCCGGCTCGGGAAAGTCCACGGTCGCCCGCGCGGTGATCGGCCTTGTGAAGGCCGACGGCGGCGCGATCGAGTTCGAGGGCGAGGACATCACGCACTACTCGCCACGACAGCTCAAGAACGTCCGGCGCGACATGCAGATGGTCTTCCAGGACCCGTACGCCTCCCTCAACCCGCGACTCACGGTGCGCGATGTCATCGCCGAGGCGTGGCGCGTGCACACCGGCGTGGTGCCGTCGCGCCAGTGGACGGCGGAGGTCAAGGAACTCATGGATCGGGTGGGTCTGAATCCCGACCACTCGGATCGCTATCCCCACCAGTTCTCCGGCGGGCAGCGCCAGCGCATCGGCATCGCCCGTGCACTCGCGCTCAGGCCGAAGCTCATCATCTGCGACGAACCCGTCTCCGCTCTGGACGTCTCCGTCCAGGCGCAGGTTCTCAATCTGCTCGATGACCTGCAGGACGAACTGGGACTCGCCTACCTCTTCATCTCGCACGACCTCTCCGTCATCGAACACCTCTGCGACCGCGTACTGGTGCTGCATCGCGGTGTCGTCGCCGAAGAGGGAACCACGCGCGAGCTCTTCGAGAACCCGCAACACAGCTACACCCAGACCCTGCTGGCCGCGGTCCCCGTGGTTCGCCCTTGGCACCAGTGA